Proteins encoded in a region of the Carassius auratus strain Wakin chromosome 21, ASM336829v1, whole genome shotgun sequence genome:
- the LOC113038216 gene encoding 15-hydroxyprostaglandin dehydrogenase [NAD(+)]-like, which yields MDLKEKVAVVTGAAQGLGRSFVEILLKNGAKVALIDVNTSLGNELKSTLDQEYGRGRTEFYSADVTSEEDFKGVFEKIVKTFGRIDILCNNAGIINEKHWEKTIAINLGGVVRGTYLALEHMKKENGGNGGVIVNVSSIAGLGPLPMLPIYTATKHGVVGFSRAMAAVSKLSNYGVRINILCPWYVKTNLLSNLSSEEHIGSFFQLKGIAETMMQDSGCLEADVVAKAFLILIKDESKNGEALMIDPDKAAFVTLPEQAKDFPSTPVSLE from the exons ATGGATCTGAAGGAGAAAGTGGCTGTGGTGACCGGAGCAGCTCAGGGTTTGGGCAGAAGCTTTGTCGAAATACTCCTGAAAAACGGGGCAAAg GTGGCTTTAATCGATGTGAATACATCGCTGGGAAATGAACTGAAGAGCACACTTGATCAGGAGTATGGACGGGGCAGGACTGAATTTTACTCAGCCGACGTCACATCAGAGGAAGATTTTAAAG GAGTTTTTgaaaaaattgttaaaacattTGGCCGCATAGACATTTTGTGCAACAACGCAGGGATCATCAATGAAAAGCACTGGGAAAAAACTATTGCAATCAACCTG GGTGGAGTGGTCAGAGGAACGTATCTCGCTCTAGAACATATGAAGAAGGAAAATGGTGGGAATGGAGGAGTCATTGTCAATGTTTCATCTATAGCAG GTTTGGGGCCTTTACCGATGTTGCCCATCTACACTGCAACCAAACACGGTGTGGTGGGATTCAGTCGTGCCATGGCA GCCGTTTCCAAGCTGTCTAACTATGGGGTGAGGATCAACATTCTCTGTCCGTGGTATGTGAAGACCAATCTTTTGTCCAACTTGAGTTCAGAAGAGCATATCGGAAGTTTCTTTCAACTGAAGGGAATTGCAGAGACAATGATGCAGGACAGCGGCTGCCTGGA GGCTGATGTTGTTGCCAAGGCTTTTCTTATTCTCATTAAAGATGAGAGCAAGAATGGAGAAGCTCTGATGATTGATCCTGACAAGGCAGCTTTTGTTACTCTTCCTGAACAAGCCAAAGACTTCCCATCAACTCCAGTCAGTCTCGAGTGA
- the LOC113038215 gene encoding 15-hydroxyprostaglandin dehydrogenase [NAD(+)]-like: protein MDLKEKVAVVTGAAQGLGRSFVEILLKNGAKVALIDVNTSLGNELKNTLDQEYGRGRTEFYSADVTSEEDFKGVLEKIVKTFGRIDIFCNNAGIINERNWEKTIAINLGGVVRGTYLALEHMKKENGGNGGVIVNVSSMAGLGPFPMAPIYTATKHGVVGFSRAMAAVSKLSNYGVRINILCPWFVKTNLLSTMSSEEHIGSFFQLKGITETMMQKRGLLEADVVAKAFLVLVKDESKNGDALMIDPDEALFVSFPERAKDFPSTPVSLE, encoded by the exons ATGGATCTGAAGGAGAAAGTGGCTGTGGTGACCGGAGCAGCTCAGGGTTTGGGCAGAAGTTTTGTCGAAATACTCCTGAAAAACGGggcaaag GTGGCTTTAATCGATGTGAATACATCGCTGGGAAATGAACTGAAGAACACACTTGATCAGGAGTATGGACGGGGCAGGACTGAATTTTACTCAGCCGACGTCACATCAGAGGAAGATTTTAAAG GAGTTTTGgaaaaaattgttaaaacattTGGCCGCATAGACATTTTTTGCAACAACGCAGGGATCATCAATGAAAGGAACTGGGAAAAAACTATTGCAATCAACCTG GGTGGAGTGGTCAGAGGAACGTATCTAGCTCTAGAACATATGAAGAAGGAAAATGGTGGGAATGGAGGAGTCATTGTCAATGTTTCATCTATGGCAG GTTTGGGGCCTTTCCCGATGGCACCCATCTACACTGCGACCAAACACGGTGTGGTGGGATTCAGTCGTGCCATGGCA GCCGTTTCCAAGCTGTCTAACTATGGGGTGAGGATCAACATTCTCTGTCCATGGTTTGTGAAGACCAATCTTCTGTCCACCATGAGTTCAGAAGAGCATATCGGAAGTTTCTTTCAACTGAAGGGAATTACAGAGACAATGATGCAGAAGCGCGGCCTTCTGGA GGCTGATGTTGTTGCCAAGGCTTTTCTTGTTCTCGTGAAAGATGAAAGCAAGAATGGAGATGCTCTGATGATTGATCCTGATGAGGCACTCTTTGTTTCCTTTCCTGAACGGGCCAAAGACTTCCCATCAACTCCAGTCAGTCTCGAGTGA